A single Pedobacter sp. PACM 27299 DNA region contains:
- a CDS encoding RagB/SusD family nutrient uptake outer membrane protein: MKTKILILLMSIMMLSCSKLLNKDPDFVTPDTYFNTEEDLKNGLNGVYNRLIDPNGRVYGRGLFSYFVVSDEAFFKSISINNIRVMVMDASHLDIGRLWEVLYEGVNRANLLLEQVDQVNMDKTQRDAIKGETLFLRGYYYYLLADLFGPVPLKLSSTKSPNDPYLPRAPLPEVYASIVKDMQDAEKLVNDIDYFSYNERISKTGVQAILARVFLKMAGAPLKDVARYKDALEYADKVILSNKHALNANYKQIFINHTQDINEKKECIWEIGMYGNKVGTVDLAGSMGVENGIECPSEAIGFSGGAMKITAKLYELFGTADTARRNWSIAPYRFVTTAGNTLKSNFTDKQIYDRNPGKWRREYETGSKARSYTSTNFPVIRYSDVLLMKAEAENEVNGGPTAAAYDAINKVRRRAFNKPLGTANAICDIPAGLNKTQFLSNIQDERARELCFEGIRKHDLIRWDIYVKTMNDLGKNITATAPSTYKYAANAGNNTTDRDVFFPIPTTELTVNKLIKQNNGW, encoded by the coding sequence ATGAAAACGAAAATATTAATACTGCTGATGAGCATCATGATGCTTTCCTGCTCCAAACTGTTAAATAAAGATCCTGATTTTGTAACGCCAGATACCTATTTTAACACAGAAGAAGACCTGAAAAATGGTCTTAATGGAGTGTACAATAGATTGATCGACCCTAATGGACGCGTGTATGGCCGTGGATTATTCAGCTATTTTGTAGTAAGTGATGAAGCGTTTTTTAAAAGCATTTCCATCAACAACATCCGTGTCATGGTAATGGATGCCAGTCATTTGGATATTGGCCGACTTTGGGAAGTATTGTATGAAGGGGTGAACCGTGCAAACCTGCTGCTGGAACAGGTAGATCAAGTGAATATGGATAAAACGCAGCGCGACGCCATCAAAGGGGAGACCTTGTTTTTGCGCGGCTATTATTATTACCTGCTCGCAGATCTTTTTGGCCCTGTCCCTCTAAAACTAAGTTCTACTAAATCGCCCAATGATCCCTACCTGCCACGTGCCCCTTTACCAGAAGTTTATGCTTCGATTGTAAAAGATATGCAGGACGCAGAAAAGCTGGTCAACGATATTGACTACTTCTCATACAATGAACGCATCTCCAAAACGGGGGTGCAGGCCATCCTGGCAAGGGTTTTTCTGAAGATGGCAGGTGCACCATTAAAAGACGTGGCCCGATATAAAGACGCGCTGGAATATGCAGACAAAGTGATCTTATCAAACAAACATGCGCTGAACGCGAATTATAAGCAGATTTTCATTAACCATACTCAGGACATCAATGAAAAGAAAGAATGTATCTGGGAAATTGGAATGTATGGCAATAAAGTAGGGACAGTAGACCTTGCCGGGTCCATGGGCGTAGAAAATGGAATTGAATGCCCAAGTGAGGCCATCGGTTTTTCCGGAGGTGCGATGAAAATCACCGCCAAACTGTATGAGCTTTTTGGTACCGCAGATACCGCCAGGAGAAACTGGAGCATCGCGCCATATCGCTTTGTAACGACTGCCGGCAATACCCTAAAGTCTAATTTTACCGATAAACAAATCTACGACCGCAATCCTGGTAAATGGAGAAGAGAGTACGAAACCGGATCCAAAGCAAGGAGCTATACCTCCACTAATTTCCCGGTGATCCGTTATTCAGATGTCTTATTGATGAAAGCAGAGGCTGAGAATGAAGTTAACGGAGGTCCAACAGCCGCTGCTTACGATGCGATCAATAAGGTGAGGAGAAGAGCATTTAATAAGCCGCTCGGTACTGCCAATGCCATTTGTGACATTCCAGCAGGATTAAATAAAACACAGTTTTTATCAAATATTCAGGACGAACGTGCAAGAGAATTGTGCTTTGAAGGAATCCGCAAGCATGACCTGATCCGCTGGGATATTTATGTGAAGACAATGAATGATTTAGGTAAAAACATTACGGCAACAGCACCTTCCACCTATAAATATGCCGCAAATGCCGGCAACAATACGACAGATAGAGATGTGTTTTTCCCAATCCCTACAACAGAATTAACAGTGAACAAACTTATAAAACAAAATAATGGTTGGTAG
- a CDS encoding SusC/RagA family TonB-linked outer membrane protein has product MRKIYPIFGTWLLLSIVLCMSQQLLYGQSSLPVKLITGKVSDAEGKPLIGVSVQLKGTKTVVSSGTEGLYKISVPGGKGTLVFSYIGFLTKELVLAAGSIYNVRLEEDLKGLNEVIVIGYGSTTKGDLTGSVGSANIKDMTKAPVGTFTEALAGRIAGVQVSSTDGQPGNELNIIVRGANSVTQDNAPLYVIDGFPMETSAANSINNEEIESIEVLKDASATAIYGARGANGVVLITTKKGKVGAPQINYDGWAGMNSIIKKQEVLSPYEFVKYQLELNPDIYGPIYLKDGQTLESYRDSKGINWQDEIFRNAYVQNHSLSLRGGSEQTRYAISGSLLDQPGIIINSGFRRYQGRIVLDQTINKKMRVGVNLNYASSKKFGTVVAESQTSPTASLMYSAWGYRPVTGNVDFDDNMIDELYDPDLNMTTDYRINPRLAAQNEYKPVFNNSLAINSYLDYKLLKNLSLRITGGINKASIRQEVFNNSSSRLGNPNNNNKVNGAVNNIDNTNLLNENTLTYQTKFKGGHSLKVLAGLTMQDVRSYSNGFSSIQIPNESLGMKGIGEGQITVAPTSDLKNGLLSYLGRIDYNYKSKYLITVSFRADGSSRFPKDNRWASFPSGAFAWRFSDESFMKELRFLSDGKLRIGYGHTGNNRVDDYAALTALKMLPSSGYSTGNVPGKGIVPVNLGNTKLKWETTIQSNIGLDLSFFKNRVAVTADYYHKKTRDLLLNATLPPSMGFLTAFKNVGKVSNSGIELSINTNNIKGKMFSWNSNFNIAFNRNKVLALNDDEPSLLSRVTWGNFNNAFPYIAVPGKPIAQFYGMRFDGVYQYSDFEVQPNGTYVLKANVPNNGNPRANILPGDIKFKDLNNDGQIDDNDRTVIGDPNPVHIGGFSNDFSYGNFDLNIFFQWSYGNDVLNANRIEFEGGDPTQRNLLNMFASFANRWTPENQTNDLYRLGGQGPAYYSSRTIEDGSYIRLKTVSIGYRLPASVLKTLKMRSLRFSLSAQNLITWTKYSGLDPEVSTRHTALTPGFDWSPYPRPRTIAIGLNANF; this is encoded by the coding sequence ATGAGAAAAATTTACCCGATTTTTGGAACATGGCTATTGCTATCCATAGTCCTCTGTATGTCCCAGCAATTGCTCTACGGACAGTCAAGTTTACCAGTCAAATTGATTACCGGAAAAGTATCCGATGCCGAAGGAAAACCGCTTATCGGTGTTAGCGTCCAGTTAAAGGGAACAAAAACAGTAGTTTCCTCCGGTACCGAAGGCCTGTATAAAATTAGTGTTCCCGGAGGGAAAGGAACGCTGGTATTCTCCTATATCGGCTTCCTGACAAAGGAGCTGGTCCTGGCTGCAGGAAGTATCTACAATGTGAGGCTCGAGGAGGACCTCAAAGGATTGAATGAAGTAATTGTGATTGGATATGGAAGCACCACCAAGGGGGATCTAACAGGTTCCGTCGGTTCAGCCAATATAAAAGACATGACCAAAGCACCTGTGGGAACCTTTACTGAAGCATTAGCAGGTAGAATTGCCGGAGTTCAGGTTTCTTCAACCGATGGCCAACCAGGAAATGAACTGAATATCATCGTTAGGGGAGCCAATTCTGTGACTCAGGATAATGCACCTTTATACGTAATTGATGGTTTCCCTATGGAAACTTCAGCAGCGAATAGTATCAATAATGAAGAAATTGAGTCCATTGAAGTATTGAAAGATGCTTCTGCAACTGCGATATATGGCGCCCGTGGCGCTAATGGGGTCGTGTTGATCACCACAAAAAAAGGGAAAGTCGGTGCGCCACAAATCAATTATGATGGCTGGGCAGGAATGAATTCTATCATCAAAAAACAAGAAGTGCTGAGCCCTTATGAATTTGTTAAATATCAGCTGGAATTAAACCCGGACATCTATGGCCCTATTTATCTTAAAGACGGACAAACGCTGGAAAGTTATAGAGATAGCAAAGGCATCAACTGGCAGGACGAAATTTTCCGAAATGCCTATGTACAGAACCATAGCCTTTCCCTGCGAGGAGGAAGCGAGCAAACTAGGTACGCAATCTCCGGATCATTGTTAGACCAACCCGGAATTATTATCAATAGCGGTTTTAGACGATATCAAGGACGTATTGTCCTGGATCAGACCATCAATAAAAAAATGAGAGTAGGTGTAAACCTCAACTACGCGTCTTCAAAGAAATTTGGAACGGTAGTCGCCGAATCACAAACCAGTCCTACTGCCAGTTTAATGTACAGCGCATGGGGCTACCGTCCGGTAACCGGAAATGTGGATTTCGACGACAATATGATCGATGAGCTGTATGACCCGGATTTAAACATGACTACTGATTATCGGATTAACCCGCGACTAGCAGCACAAAACGAATATAAACCGGTTTTCAATAATTCATTGGCCATCAATTCTTATTTAGATTATAAGCTATTAAAAAACCTTTCCCTGCGAATTACCGGAGGGATTAACAAAGCAAGCATCAGACAGGAGGTTTTCAATAATTCATCCTCCCGCCTCGGAAATCCAAACAACAATAACAAGGTCAATGGGGCGGTAAATAATATCGATAATACCAACCTGCTGAATGAAAATACACTGACTTATCAGACCAAGTTTAAAGGAGGACATTCCTTAAAAGTACTTGCTGGTTTAACCATGCAGGATGTAAGAAGTTATTCTAATGGCTTTTCTTCCATTCAAATTCCTAATGAGTCTTTGGGCATGAAAGGAATAGGCGAAGGCCAGATTACAGTAGCACCAACTTCAGATCTGAAAAACGGTTTGCTATCCTATCTGGGAAGAATAGATTACAATTATAAATCGAAATATTTAATCACCGTTTCCTTCCGTGCGGATGGATCGTCCAGATTTCCTAAAGACAACAGATGGGCATCTTTCCCTTCCGGAGCCTTTGCATGGCGCTTCAGCGACGAATCATTTATGAAAGAACTCCGCTTTTTAAGTGATGGAAAGTTGAGAATAGGCTACGGACATACCGGCAATAATCGTGTGGACGATTATGCCGCCCTCACTGCCTTGAAAATGCTGCCTTCTTCAGGATATTCTACCGGAAATGTTCCGGGAAAAGGAATCGTACCAGTCAACCTTGGAAATACAAAGCTGAAATGGGAAACCACTATACAGTCTAATATTGGTCTTGACCTGAGTTTCTTTAAAAATAGAGTTGCAGTAACAGCGGATTATTACCATAAGAAAACACGCGACTTGCTGCTAAATGCCACCTTACCACCAAGTATGGGCTTCTTAACTGCATTTAAAAATGTAGGAAAGGTCTCCAATAGCGGTATCGAGCTAAGCATCAATACAAATAATATTAAAGGAAAGATGTTCTCCTGGAACTCCAATTTCAACATCGCATTTAACCGAAACAAAGTGCTGGCACTGAACGATGATGAACCAAGCCTGCTTTCAAGAGTAACCTGGGGAAATTTTAACAATGCCTTCCCCTACATCGCCGTTCCTGGAAAACCTATCGCTCAGTTTTATGGGATGAGGTTCGATGGAGTATACCAGTATAGCGATTTTGAGGTGCAGCCAAATGGAACCTATGTATTGAAAGCCAATGTGCCGAACAATGGTAATCCGCGTGCCAATATCCTTCCTGGCGACATCAAGTTTAAAGACCTGAATAATGATGGTCAGATCGATGATAATGACCGTACGGTGATTGGAGATCCTAACCCAGTTCATATCGGTGGCTTTAGCAACGATTTTAGCTATGGTAATTTCGACCTGAATATTTTCTTCCAATGGAGCTATGGCAATGATGTATTAAATGCCAACCGAATAGAATTTGAAGGTGGAGATCCTACGCAAAGAAACCTGCTAAATATGTTCGCTTCTTTTGCAAACAGATGGACTCCTGAAAATCAAACCAATGATTTATACCGGTTAGGTGGACAAGGCCCTGCCTATTATTCTTCCCGTACCATTGAAGATGGCTCTTACATCAGGTTAAAAACGGTTTCCATTGGCTACAGGTTACCCGCCTCAGTTTTAAAAACCTTAAAAATGAGAAGCCTGAGGTTCTCCCTGTCCGCTCAAAACCTCATCACCTGGACAAAATACTCTGGCCTGGATCCAGAGGTGTCAACCAGACATACGGCTTTGACTCCTGGATTTGACTGGTCGCCATATCCAAGACCGCGGACCATCGCGATAGGATTGAATGCTAATTTTTAA
- a CDS encoding FAD-dependent oxidoreductase produces MIREESQNKRAVKSASAGYDLVVVGGGLSGVCCAITAARKGLSVVLVQDRPVLGGNSSSEVRLWILGATSHMGNNNRWAREGGVVDEILIENMQRNPEGNPVIFDTVLLDKVYQEPNIKLLLNTVVYDLEKSDTDEISSVKCFCSQNSTEYILAANLFCDASGDGILGFIAGAAFRMGAENKEEFGEKFAPEKEYGELLGHSIYFYSKDTGKPVKYIAPSFALADITKIPRFKSFNAKEFGCKLWWLEFGGRMDTVHESENIKQELWKVVYGVWNYIKNSGEFPEAETMTLEWVGNIPGKRESRRFEGDYMLNQQDIVAQHQHDDAIGFGGWSIDLHPADGVFSNKPGCNQWHSKGIYQIPYRCLYSRNIKNLFLTGRIISASHVAFASSRVMATGAYLGQAVGMAAFIAKKNGLQPKELNEKEIMKSLQLELMKSGQHIPGMTLTDAADLVQSAAITASSEMNLQEIPFDFMKNLDISAGQMIPLQAGNVPSFSFKVASSEETTLQVELRISSKSGNFSPDELLEIQQIPVKIGTQVLSADFAAKLNENAYVYLCFRKNSAVKLGFSNTRITGVLSVFNSVNKAVSNFGRQKPTEDIGVDEFEFWCPQRRPEGHNIALKINPPLNPFIVEQLKNGIGRPVNQPNAWVSSITDQNPELSLKWKDQTSIKRIELCFDTDYDHPMESVLMTHPERTMPFCIRNYTITDGNGKELFVKKDNYQSINIIELPETLLTNELTLKFEHPSAEIPAALFAVRCYS; encoded by the coding sequence ATGATAAGGGAAGAATCTCAAAATAAAAGAGCTGTTAAATCAGCATCTGCCGGGTACGACCTGGTCGTTGTTGGAGGAGGGTTATCTGGTGTATGCTGTGCCATCACCGCCGCAAGAAAAGGCCTCAGTGTGGTGCTTGTTCAGGATAGACCGGTTTTAGGTGGAAACTCCTCCTCTGAAGTTCGGTTGTGGATCCTGGGTGCAACATCCCACATGGGAAATAACAACCGATGGGCCAGGGAAGGTGGAGTAGTGGATGAAATCTTAATAGAAAACATGCAGCGGAATCCCGAAGGCAATCCGGTAATTTTCGACACCGTATTGCTGGATAAAGTATATCAGGAACCAAATATTAAACTGCTTTTAAATACGGTCGTATACGACTTGGAAAAATCTGATACCGATGAAATTTCATCGGTGAAATGTTTTTGTAGTCAGAATTCCACCGAATATATCTTAGCTGCCAATCTGTTTTGTGACGCTTCCGGCGATGGGATCCTAGGATTTATAGCCGGTGCCGCGTTTAGAATGGGCGCAGAGAATAAAGAAGAATTCGGAGAGAAGTTTGCCCCCGAAAAGGAATACGGAGAACTGCTTGGACACAGCATTTATTTTTATAGTAAAGATACAGGCAAGCCTGTCAAATATATCGCCCCTTCATTTGCCCTGGCCGACATCACGAAGATTCCAAGATTCAAGAGTTTTAATGCGAAGGAATTTGGATGTAAACTCTGGTGGTTAGAATTCGGCGGACGAATGGACACCGTTCATGAAAGTGAAAATATCAAACAGGAACTCTGGAAAGTAGTGTATGGCGTTTGGAACTACATTAAAAATTCTGGGGAATTTCCGGAAGCCGAAACCATGACACTGGAATGGGTGGGAAATATCCCAGGTAAAAGAGAAAGCCGGAGATTTGAAGGAGATTACATGCTCAATCAGCAGGATATCGTTGCGCAGCACCAACATGATGATGCCATCGGATTTGGTGGCTGGTCTATCGATCTGCATCCGGCAGATGGCGTTTTTAGCAATAAACCAGGATGTAACCAATGGCATAGTAAAGGCATTTATCAAATTCCATACAGGTGCCTATACAGCAGAAACATCAAAAACCTCTTCCTGACCGGCCGGATCATTAGCGCAAGCCATGTGGCATTCGCCTCTTCAAGGGTGATGGCCACAGGAGCATACCTTGGACAAGCAGTGGGGATGGCAGCATTCATTGCAAAGAAAAATGGCTTGCAGCCAAAAGAACTGAACGAAAAAGAAATCATGAAGTCCCTGCAACTGGAACTCATGAAAAGCGGTCAGCACATTCCAGGTATGACCCTTACAGATGCAGCAGATCTGGTACAATCGGCAGCGATTACCGCTTCCAGTGAAATGAACCTGCAGGAAATCCCTTTTGATTTCATGAAGAACCTCGATATTTCTGCCGGACAAATGATTCCTCTACAAGCTGGAAACGTTCCTTCTTTTTCTTTTAAAGTAGCATCATCGGAAGAAACCACCCTGCAGGTGGAACTCAGAATCAGCTCTAAATCCGGAAACTTTAGCCCTGATGAACTATTAGAAATTCAGCAGATCCCAGTAAAGATTGGTACTCAGGTGCTAAGTGCTGATTTTGCTGCGAAGCTAAACGAAAACGCTTACGTATACCTTTGTTTCAGGAAGAATTCTGCAGTTAAACTCGGCTTTTCTAATACCCGGATCACAGGCGTTTTGTCTGTTTTTAACTCGGTAAATAAAGCAGTTTCAAATTTCGGCCGCCAAAAGCCAACTGAAGACATTGGTGTGGATGAATTTGAGTTCTGGTGCCCGCAGCGCAGACCTGAAGGCCATAATATTGCCCTGAAAATAAACCCGCCATTAAATCCTTTTATAGTGGAACAGCTAAAAAATGGAATCGGCAGACCTGTAAACCAACCAAATGCCTGGGTGTCCTCCATCACTGATCAAAATCCGGAACTCTCTTTAAAATGGAAAGACCAAACCAGCATCAAGAGAATAGAACTTTGTTTTGATACAGATTACGATCATCCGATGGAGTCCGTATTGATGACGCATCCAGAAAGAACAATGCCCTTCTGTATTAGAAATTATACCATAACAGATGGGAATGGAAAGGAACTCTTCGTTAAAAAAGACAATTACCAATCCATCAATATTATCGAATTGCCAGAGACCCTGCTAACCAATGAATTGACACTGAAATTTGAACACCCATCAGCGGAAATTCCAGCTGCATTATTTGCAGTACGTTGTTATAGTTAA
- a CDS encoding LacI family DNA-binding transcriptional regulator — protein MKNHQITIFDLARELNISKSTVSRVLTGHPNVHPDTRKRVLDLAEKLDYQRNMIAIQLATQQSRTIGIIIPEILSSYFPYVIAAIQEEAHKEGYNVLISQSNESYETEVMNAKVMLDNRVDGVIVSITKETLNYDHLKVFQKKGIPIVFFNRVCNEMVVPKVIVDDYEGAFGAVEHLILSGRKRIAHLSGPAALAISVKRLNGYLAALKKHNIPADPELIISYDFSKEKIAIYVNHLINLENPPDAIFAINDPTAIDTIQIIKKNNLRVPEDIAVVGFSDDYVSALIEPALTTVAQPVREIGITAAQLLFDQIKKDSSQWKTPVKVLKTKLIIRKSS, from the coding sequence ATGAAAAATCATCAGATCACCATATTTGACCTGGCCAGGGAGCTGAACATCTCTAAATCAACGGTATCCAGGGTATTGACCGGCCATCCGAACGTACATCCTGATACGAGGAAACGGGTTTTGGACCTGGCGGAAAAACTAGATTACCAGCGCAATATGATTGCCATACAATTGGCCACGCAGCAGAGCCGCACGATTGGGATCATCATTCCTGAGATTTTGAGTTCGTACTTTCCTTATGTAATTGCCGCCATACAGGAGGAAGCACATAAAGAAGGGTATAATGTACTGATCAGTCAATCTAACGAGTCGTATGAAACGGAGGTGATGAATGCAAAGGTTATGCTGGACAACCGTGTGGATGGGGTTATTGTCTCTATTACTAAAGAAACATTAAACTACGATCATTTGAAAGTATTCCAAAAGAAAGGAATCCCAATTGTGTTCTTTAACCGGGTTTGCAATGAGATGGTGGTTCCTAAGGTGATTGTTGACGATTATGAAGGCGCTTTTGGTGCGGTGGAACATTTGATCCTGTCGGGAAGAAAGCGGATTGCTCATCTATCCGGCCCCGCTGCTTTAGCGATCAGCGTAAAAAGATTAAATGGTTATCTGGCCGCATTAAAAAAACATAACATCCCAGCAGATCCGGAGCTGATCATTTCCTATGATTTTAGCAAGGAAAAAATAGCCATTTATGTGAACCACCTGATTAACCTTGAAAATCCGCCTGATGCGATCTTTGCCATCAACGACCCTACCGCGATTGATACGATTCAGATCATCAAGAAGAACAATTTACGAGTTCCGGAAGACATTGCCGTTGTTGGCTTTAGCGACGACTATGTCTCTGCGCTGATTGAACCCGCGCTGACCACAGTTGCCCAGCCAGTTAGGGAGATTGGGATCACGGCTGCGCAGCTGTTATTCGATCAGATTAAGAAGGATTCTTCGCAATGGAAAACGCCGGTTAAGGTGCTCAAAACGAAGCTGATCATTAGAAAATCCTCTTAA
- a CDS encoding protease, translating into MIKLSPKDDAEARQKGYFYSMKNLSILTSTLIVLAFSSCGMNNNTAKNSADTTLTTVAVDSTAEKGLFAKMSVKDTIKAGELVELKFTVYNHADTAQRFCKWHTPFEPFISKYLDVKSASGEEVNYKGAMAKRMMPPPASSYLSVNSKDSVSTKVDLLKGYDIAKPGQYTITYVGQNMSGLVVKDSISFVYLKK; encoded by the coding sequence ATGATCAAGCTATCTCCTAAAGATGATGCGGAAGCCAGGCAAAAAGGATATTTTTACAGTATGAAAAACTTAAGTATCTTAACATCTACCCTGATTGTATTGGCATTTTCATCTTGCGGGATGAACAACAATACGGCAAAAAACAGTGCTGACACCACTTTGACTACTGTGGCTGTAGATAGCACAGCTGAAAAAGGTCTATTTGCAAAGATGTCAGTGAAAGACACGATTAAAGCTGGCGAATTAGTGGAACTAAAATTTACAGTGTATAATCATGCTGACACTGCACAGCGTTTTTGCAAATGGCACACTCCTTTCGAGCCATTCATCAGCAAATATCTGGATGTAAAATCAGCTTCTGGTGAAGAAGTAAACTATAAAGGCGCGATGGCGAAACGGATGATGCCGCCACCGGCCAGCAGTTACCTGTCTGTAAATTCTAAAGACAGTGTTTCTACTAAAGTTGATCTTTTAAAAGGATATGACATCGCCAAACCTGGCCAGTACACCATTACTTATGTGGGGCAAAACATGAGTGGATTGGTGGTTAAAGACAGTATTTCTTTTGTTTACCTGAAAAAGTAA
- a CDS encoding YybH family protein yields the protein MEELNRKTQIGAVAFFRNCLKNREVKDAVSCFDPEGVYIDRQGKKISGRTELEKAMEYLCALGPEIKGTEPHVTTIGDLSLWLDEWEMIGETPDGQAIKMNGHTTCMMKRNTEGIWLWLVDNPFGAAILKQ from the coding sequence ATGGAAGAATTGAACAGAAAAACACAGATTGGAGCAGTAGCTTTTTTTCGTAACTGCCTAAAAAATAGAGAGGTGAAAGACGCAGTGAGCTGCTTTGATCCAGAAGGAGTTTATATTGATAGACAGGGTAAAAAAATAAGCGGGCGGACAGAGCTGGAAAAGGCAATGGAATACCTATGCGCATTGGGACCTGAAATTAAAGGGACCGAACCTCATGTCACTACCATTGGAGATTTATCACTCTGGCTGGACGAATGGGAAATGATAGGTGAAACACCCGACGGGCAGGCGATTAAAATGAATGGACATACGACCTGTATGATGAAAAGAAACACGGAAGGGATTTGGCTATGGTTAGTCGATAATCCCTTCGGTGCAGCAATACTAAAACAGTAA
- a CDS encoding Crp/Fnr family transcriptional regulator, with the protein MNSRSGKERKNFNFALEMKQAELIKPQIATDQEELLLKLFKDHLDFTIPDFSSIKKHFHFYNKKKKDYLVKEGTITTDYFFILEGYLRTFYNTESGTEVTIDLLRKGEFASSMYSILKEAPSFECIQCITDVLVCKISEASFKELALEDPKWIDLGMKCLKSALLKKEERILTFGKLKGKARYAKLMQERPDLINHVPVQYIASYIGVKPESLSRIRS; encoded by the coding sequence ATGAATTCCAGATCCGGAAAAGAGAGAAAGAATTTTAACTTCGCTTTAGAAATGAAGCAAGCAGAATTGATCAAACCACAGATCGCAACAGACCAGGAGGAGTTATTACTAAAATTATTTAAAGACCACCTGGATTTTACAATCCCTGATTTTTCATCCATCAAAAAGCATTTTCATTTTTATAATAAAAAGAAAAAGGACTATCTGGTCAAAGAAGGAACAATAACTACCGATTATTTCTTCATTCTTGAGGGCTATCTGCGTACGTTCTATAACACAGAAAGTGGAACGGAAGTCACCATCGATCTTTTGAGAAAAGGGGAGTTCGCATCCTCAATGTACAGTATATTGAAAGAAGCGCCTTCTTTCGAGTGTATCCAGTGCATCACTGATGTGCTTGTATGTAAAATATCTGAAGCGTCTTTTAAAGAATTGGCTTTGGAAGATCCAAAATGGATCGACTTAGGCATGAAATGCCTCAAATCTGCCTTGCTGAAAAAAGAAGAAAGAATCCTCACTTTTGGTAAATTAAAGGGAAAAGCGCGCTACGCAAAATTAATGCAGGAAAGACCCGACCTCATCAACCATGTACCAGTTCAATATATCGCCTCTTATATTGGTGTGAAACCAGAATCTTTAAGCCGCATAAGAAGTTAA
- a CDS encoding class I SAM-dependent methyltransferase, translating to MHQFQPTIFNDTSIDFLNQLLYHIGKMDNIPCNLIEVKIFKMNSKQLISRDIEVFYNKASEETRLNKGMGIFEFERIKTLIEKYVPSHPSKIIDVGGGTGKYSEWLAKKGHEVYLVEPVPKHIQIARERANKLKNKYTVHLGEARNLDFPDNFADIVILHGPLYHLQKKEDREKAILEASRVVKRGGIILGFSINYTASTLVGLLQGLIHKSSFFNMCKEELTTGIHNPPDDFPWLLAEAYYHKPNELKDEFLKQDLTYINTYAVEGMVWLDKDYFLNILDMKKRKPLLELIQLTENDTNLLPFSPHMMIAVKKQSNYES from the coding sequence GTGCATCAATTTCAACCCACAATTTTTAATGACACAAGCATTGATTTTTTAAATCAATTACTTTATCACATTGGCAAAATGGATAATATCCCCTGCAATTTGATAGAGGTTAAAATATTCAAGATGAATAGTAAACAGTTAATAAGTCGAGATATAGAAGTTTTTTATAATAAAGCATCCGAAGAAACCAGACTGAACAAAGGTATGGGCATATTTGAATTTGAAAGGATTAAAACGCTCATCGAAAAATATGTTCCATCCCATCCTTCTAAAATAATTGATGTTGGTGGAGGTACAGGTAAATATTCAGAATGGCTAGCCAAAAAAGGCCACGAAGTATACTTAGTTGAGCCCGTACCTAAACACATTCAAATAGCCAGGGAAAGAGCTAATAAGCTAAAAAATAAATATACTGTTCATTTGGGAGAAGCCAGGAACTTAGATTTCCCTGATAATTTTGCTGATATCGTCATTCTGCATGGCCCGCTTTATCATCTTCAGAAAAAAGAAGATAGAGAAAAAGCCATTCTTGAAGCCAGCCGTGTTGTAAAAAGAGGAGGTATCATTTTAGGATTTTCTATAAACTATACGGCATCAACTTTAGTGGGGCTTTTACAGGGATTAATTCATAAAAGTAGCTTTTTCAATATGTGTAAAGAAGAACTGACAACCGGCATCCATAATCCTCCAGATGATTTTCCCTGGTTGCTGGCAGAAGCCTATTATCATAAACCCAATGAATTAAAAGATGAATTCCTGAAACAGGATCTGACCTATATAAACACCTATGCTGTTGAGGGGATGGTATGGCTGGATAAAGACTACTTTTTGAATATCCTGGATATGAAAAAAAGAAAACCCCTGCTGGAGCTGATTCAGCTGACCGAAAACGATACTAACCTTTTACCTTTTAGCCCGCACATGATGATCGCGGTAAAAAAACAATCAAATTATGAATCATAA